The Phragmites australis chromosome 15, lpPhrAust1.1, whole genome shotgun sequence genome window below encodes:
- the LOC133892392 gene encoding uncharacterized protein LOC133892392 isoform X2, with protein sequence MGSEGPSVVTVHVTGFKKFHGVAENPTEKIVSNLKSFMEKRGLPKNLVLGSCTVLETAGQGALGTLQKVLESAITDRENGSSAQGQVIWIHFGVNSGAVRFALENQAVNEATFRCPDELGWKPQRVPIVPSDGSISRTRETTLPVNELTKSLRKIGHDVMPSDDAGRFVCNYVYYHSLRFAEQHGIKSLFVHVPLFVTIDKEVQMHFVASLLEALAGLN encoded by the exons ATGGGATCAGAAGGACCTTCAGTTGTGACCGTCCATGTTACTGGATTTAAGAAGTTTCATGGGGTTGCTGAAAACCCAACTGAGAAAATTGTGAGCAATCTTAAATCTTTCATGGAAAAGAGAGGGTTGCCAAAAAACCTTGTACTTGGAAGCTGCACTGTTCTTGAAACAGCAGGGCAGGGGGCACTTGGCACATTACAGAAAGTTCTAGAATCTGCTATTACAGACAGAGAGAATGGGTCGTCAGCTCAGGGACAAGTAATTTGG ATCCACTTTGGGGTCAACAGTGGTGCAGTGAGGTTTGCCCTTGAGAATCAAGCTGTTAATGAAGCTACCTTCCGTTGTCCCGATGAGCTAGGATGGAAACCTCAG AGGGTCCCTATTGTGCCATCTGATGGAAGCATCTCGCGAACAAGAGAG ACTACCCTGCCAGTGAACGAATTAACCAAATCACTCCGGAAGATAGGCCATGATGTGATGCCTTCAGATGATGCTGGTCGATTCGTTTGCAACTACGTGTACTACCACTCCCTTCGGTTCGCAGAGCAACATGGCATCAAATCACTGTTTGTGCATGTGCCGCTCTTCGTGACTATCGATAAGGAGGTTCAGATGCATTTTGTTGCTTCCCTCCTTGAAGCTCTAGCTGGCTTGAACTAG
- the LOC133892958 gene encoding peroxidase 2-like produces MAKLAVLILFALLGAAAPAQAGYNGYPSEAPVSMPPAASPEGSPQTYPGVAPVPCPPSSTPASASPPSPAPPSPAPRLRFGFYKKSCPSAEYIVREAVRNATRVNPGIGAGLIRMAFHDCFVQGCDGSVLLDPTAANPRPEKLGPPNFPSLRGFEVIDAAKAALEEACPGKVSCADVIQFAARDASFFLSKGGVNYPLAGGRFDGRVSFENETLAFLPPPFFNLSQLIDSFKVKGLNVDDLVVLSGSHTIGRSHCSSFSDRISTPPSDINPGLATVLKRQCPANPNFTNDPTVVQDIVTPNRLDNRYYKNVLNRNVLFNSDASLLTSRQTARKVVENAFIRGRWERKFAKAMVKMSLIEVKTAADGEIRTKSCRVVN; encoded by the exons ATGGCCAAGCTCGCGGTATTGATCTTGTTTGCGTTGCTCGGTGCCGCGGCGCCTGCTCAAGCAGGGTACAATGGCTACCCTAGTGAGGCCCCGGTATCGATGCCACCGGCGGCGAGCCCTGAGGGTTCTCCTCAAACCTACCCGGGCGTGGCCCCGGTACCGTGCCCGCCGAGCTCTACTCCAGCAAGCGCAAGCCCGCCCAGCCCGGCTCCTCCATCCCCGGCGCCACGGCTCAGGTTTGGCTTCTACAAGAAATCGTGCCCTAGCGCGGAGTACATTGTCAGGGAGGCCGTGAGGAATGCCACGAGGGTGAACCCCGGCATCGGCGCCGGCCTCATCCGCATGGctttccacgactgcttcgtccaG GGTTGTGACGGGTCCGTGCTGCTCGACCCGACGGCGGCGAACCCGCGGCCGGAGAAGCTTGGCCCGCCAAACTTCCCGAGCCTGCGCGGCTTCGAGGTGATCGACGCGGCCAAGGCGGCACTCGAGGAGGCCTGCCCCGGCAAAGTCTCGTGCGCCGACGTCATCCAGTTCGCCGCCCGCGACGCGTCCTTCTTCCTCAGCAAAGGCGGGGTCAACTACCCGCTCGCCGGGGGCCGCTTCGACGGCCGCGTGTCGTTCGAAAACGAGACGCTCGCCTTCCTGCCCCCACCGTTCTTCAACCTCTCGCAGCTCATCGACAGCTTTAAGGTCAAGGGGCTCAACGTGGACGACCTCGTGGTCCTCTCCGGCTCCCACACCATCGGACGATCCCACTGCTCGTCCTTCTCCGACCGCATCTCCACACCGCCCTCCGACATCAACCCGGGCCTCGCCACCGTGCTGAAGAGGCAGTGCCCGGCAAACCCCAACTTCACCAACGACCCTACCGTGGTGCAGGACATCGTCACGCCCAACAGGCTGGACAATCGGTACTACAAGAACGTGCTCAACCGCAATGTGCTCTTCAACTCCGACGCGTCGCTGCTCACGTCGAGGCAGACGGCGAGGAAGGTTGTCGAGAATGCATTCATCCGCGGAAGGTGGGAGAGGAAGTTCGCCAAGGCCATGGTGAAGATGTCGCTAATCGAGGTCAAGACCGCCGCCGACGGCGAGATCAGGACGAAGTCATGCCGGGTCGTCAACTAG
- the LOC133892389 gene encoding peroxidase 2-like, whose amino-acid sequence MRKMARLVVFSLLALLGAVAAQHGSINGSYPPPSPSPHGSPSIAPVPSSSPSPPGSPRVAPMPSPPSSRPPTPSRPSPHGSPSIAPVPSPSPSSPGSPRVAPMPSPPSSRPRPPTPSPPSQAPPSPAGPQLMVGFYKDSCPRAEEIVSEVVRSATTMNPGIGAGLIRMAFHDCFVQGCDASVLLDPTPANPQPEKLGPPNFLSLRGFEVIDEAKDKLEKACPGKVSCADIIQFAARDASYFLSNGRVNFMMPAGRRDGRVSLASETLQFLPPPFFNLAQLVANFRAKNLTVDDLVVLSGAHTIGRSHCSSFSGPLSPPTSYMNLGLSGSLRRQCPVKPNSSNDPTVVQDVVTPNRMDSQYYRNVLNRNALFNSDAALLTSLQTRQMVFFNAFDPGLWEQRFEAAMVKMAGIEVKTDINGEIRRNCRVVN is encoded by the exons ATGCGAAAGATGGCCAGGCTTGTCGTGTTCAGCTTGCTTGCGTTGCTCGGTGCGGTGGCTGCTCAACATGGGTCCATTAATGGCAGCTATCCTCCGCCAAGCCCGAGCCCTCATGGTTCTCCTAGCATCGCCCCGGTGCCGAGCTCGAGCCCGAGCCCTCCCGGTTCTCCTAGAGTTGCGCCGATGCCGAGCCCGCCGAGCTCAAGGCCACCCACTCCAAGCCGGCCGAGCCCTCATGGTTCTCCTAGCATCGCCCCGGTGCCGAGCCCGAGCCCGAGCTCTCCCGGTTCTCCTAGAGTTGCGCCGATGCCGAGCCCGCCGAGCTCAAGGCCTAGGCCACCCACTCCAAGCCCGCCCAGCCAGGCTCCTCCGTCCCCTGCTGGTCCACAGCTCATGGTCGGCTTCTACAAGGACTCATGTCCTCGCGCGGAGGAGATCGTCAGCGAGGTCGTGCGGAGCGCCACGACCATGAACCCCGGCATCGGCGCCGGCCTCATCCGCATGGccttccacgactgcttcgtccaG GGCTGCGACGCGTCCGTCCTGCTCGACCCGACGCCGGCGAACCCGCAGCCGGAGAAGCTCGGCCCACCAAACTTCCTGAGCCTGCGCGGTTTCGAGGTAATCGACGAGGCTAAGGACAAGCTCGAGAAGGCTTGCCCCGGCAAGGTCTCGTGCGCCGACATCATCCAGTTCGCCGCGCGCGACGCATCCTACTTCCTCAGCAACGGCAGAGTCAACTTCATGATGCCCGCAGGCCGCCGCGATGGGCGTGTCTCCCTCGCCAGCGAGACGCTCCAATTCCTGCCCCCGCCGTTCTTCAACCTCGCGCAGCTTGTCGCCAACTTCAGGGCCAAGAACCTCACcgtcgacgacctcgtggtGCTCTCCGGCGCGCACACCATCGGCCGCTCCCACTGCTCGTCCTTCTCGGGTCCCCTGTCCCCGCCGACCTCCTACATGAACCTGGGCCTCTCCGGCTCGCTGAGGAGGCAATGCCCCGTCAAACCGAACTCGAGCAACGACCCCACAGTGGTGCAGGACGTCGTGACGCCGAACAGGATGGACAGCCAGTACTACCGGAACGTGCTCAACCGTAACGCGCTGTTCAACTCCGACGCCGCGCTCCTGACGTCGTTGCAGACGAGGCAGATGGTGTTCTTCAACGCCTTCGACCCTGGACTGTGGGAGCAGAGATTCGAAGCGGCCATGGTGAAGATGGCTGGCATCGAGGTGAAGACCGACATCAACGGCGAGATCAGGAGGAACTGCCGCGTCGTCAACTAG
- the LOC133892391 gene encoding peroxidase 2-like: MARLAVLLLLLLLGSVTCKADYGYPGPGSGSSSGYGYPSPALSPTLSPSAGGLVAGFYDKCPNAEEIVRGVVEKAVKQNPGIGAGLIRMLFHDCFVEGCDASVLLDTSAANTQPEKQAPPNFPSLRGFEVIDAAKAALEAACPNNVSCADVVAFAARDATAVLSNGRVRFTMPAGRRDGRVSNESEALRFLPPPSFNLTELTASFAAKGLDVDDLVVLSGAHTIGVSHCSSFVPDGRLNSSTSDMKPALADSLRRQCPASPNATNDPTVVQDVVTPITLDNQYYKNVLNRSVLFTSDAALLESGQTAVSVLLNAMTPGRWEDKFAKAMVKMASIEVKTGAAGEIRRNCRMLN, from the exons ATGGCTAGGCTTGCCGTTCTGCTCTTGCTTTTGTTGCTCGGTTCAGTGACATGCAAAGCAGACTACGGTTACCCCGGCCCGGGCTCGGGCTCGAGTTCAGGCTATGGTTACCCCAGCCCGGCCCTGAGCCCAACCCTGAGCCCTAGTGCCGGCGGCCTCGTCGCCGGCTTCTACGACAAGTGCCCGAATGCCGAAGAGATCGTGAGAGGTGTCGTCGAGAAGGCGGTGAAACAGAACCCTGGCATTGGGGCAGGGCTCATCCGGATGCTCTTCCATGACTGCTTCGTCGAG GGGTGTGACGCGTCCGTTCTCCTGGACACGAGCGCGGCGAACACGCAGCCGGAGAAGCAGGCCCCGCCCAACTTCCCGAGCCTGCGCGGCTTCGAGGTGATCGACGCGGCCAAGGCGGCGCTCGAGGCTGCCTGCCCGAACAACGTCTCCTGCGCGGACGTCGTTGCCTTCGCGGCCCGTGACGCCACCGCCGTCCTCAGTAACGGCAGGGTCCGCTTCACGATGCCCGCGGGCCGCCGCGACGGGCGCGTATCCAACGAAAGCGAGGCCCTACGGTTCCTGCCCCCGCCGTCGTTCAACCTCACCGAGCTCACCGCCAGCTTCGCCGCTAAGGGGCTCGACGTGGACGACCTTGTCGTCCTCTCCGGCGCGCACACCATCGGCGTGTCCCACTGCTCGTCTTTCGTCCCGGACGGCCGTCTGAACTCGTCAACGTCCGACATGAAGCCGGCGCTGGCCGACTCGCTGCGGCGgcagtgcccggccagcccgaaCGCGACCAATGACCCCACCGTGGTGCAGGACGTGGTGACGCCGATCACGCTGGACAACCAGTACTACAAGAACGTGCTCAACCGCAGCGTGCTGTTCACGTCGGACGCGGCGCTCCTCGAGTCGGGACAGACGGCGGTGTCGGTGCTGCTGAACGCGATGACCCCCGGTCGCTGGGAGGACAAGTTCgccaaggcgatggtgaagatgGCCAGCATCGAGGTGAAGACAGGCGCAGCCGGCGAGATCAGGAGGAACTGCCGGATGCTCAACTAG
- the LOC133892392 gene encoding uncharacterized protein LOC133892392 isoform X1, with amino-acid sequence MGSEGPSVVTVHVTGFKKFHGVAENPTEKIVSNLKSFMEKRGLPKNLVLGSCTVLETAGQGALGTLQKVLESAITDRENGSSAQGQVIWNIFQIHFGVNSGAVRFALENQAVNEATFRCPDELGWKPQRVPIVPSDGSISRTRETTLPVNELTKSLRKIGHDVMPSDDAGRFVCNYVYYHSLRFAEQHGIKSLFVHVPLFVTIDKEVQMHFVASLLEALAGLN; translated from the exons ATGGGATCAGAAGGACCTTCAGTTGTGACCGTCCATGTTACTGGATTTAAGAAGTTTCATGGGGTTGCTGAAAACCCAACTGAGAAAATTGTGAGCAATCTTAAATCTTTCATGGAAAAGAGAGGGTTGCCAAAAAACCTTGTACTTGGAAGCTGCACTGTTCTTGAAACAGCAGGGCAGGGGGCACTTGGCACATTACAGAAAGTTCTAGAATCTGCTATTACAGACAGAGAGAATGGGTCGTCAGCTCAGGGACAAGTAATTTGG AACATTTTTCAGATCCACTTTGGGGTCAACAGTGGTGCAGTGAGGTTTGCCCTTGAGAATCAAGCTGTTAATGAAGCTACCTTCCGTTGTCCCGATGAGCTAGGATGGAAACCTCAG AGGGTCCCTATTGTGCCATCTGATGGAAGCATCTCGCGAACAAGAGAG ACTACCCTGCCAGTGAACGAATTAACCAAATCACTCCGGAAGATAGGCCATGATGTGATGCCTTCAGATGATGCTGGTCGATTCGTTTGCAACTACGTGTACTACCACTCCCTTCGGTTCGCAGAGCAACATGGCATCAAATCACTGTTTGTGCATGTGCCGCTCTTCGTGACTATCGATAAGGAGGTTCAGATGCATTTTGTTGCTTCCCTCCTTGAAGCTCTAGCTGGCTTGAACTAG